The region GTAGACGTAAAAGAGCTTGAACGTCGAGTGGTATCTCTCGAGGGGGTTTCTTTGATTCCCGATGCGTTTATTGGCGGTTGTTGTTACTTGTTTCGCAAAAGTGTTCAGGAAAAACACGGTTATTTGGATGTACACCCGACACGGAAGACTTTCGGATGGACTGAGTATCAACAGGAAATAGCACGAAGCGGGTACTGTAACGGTTATCTATATCCTTTACTAAATGTAGAACACTTTGATGACCCGGTGAGCAAATACAATTTAGCATACACCAAGCATGCCGATACATCTAAGATTTCTATGGGGGATAAAGGTATTTCCAATAGAGAAGAGCAGCTTAAATGGTATATTAAGGATGCCAAAAGAGTAGAAATGGGCAGATCCTTAACGGATATGGGTATTGCTGTTTCATTTAATTCTTTCGTAAATTCATCTGAAAAATAGACCGACCAATCAATTCAGCTGTCTTTTTTTTGTGTCCCTACCGCAAAAAAACTTTCACGTTTATCAAGGTAACAATCCTCCTCGTCACTATTTCATCTGCTGGGCTTTGTTATGGGAGGGTATAATGCTTTCAGTTCTTCCATGGCTGCAATAAATTTTCTATGTCATTAAACTGGGACAATTTTATTTAAATTGTCCCAGTTTAAAAAACAGTCAGGAAAACGATAAGTGGGTAAGGCGTAGTTAATAGTTCAACTTTTGGTGATCTAATCTCGTTAAGGTTTGTTACGGCTGGAAAAAATTAAATTTATATTACCATTTGATGCCTTTAAATATTACATCCTTGCGGATGTTCTTTTCAAATTTGGCGACCAGTTTAAACATTGAAGCCATCACTTCTTCAGTTAGATAATGAGGAGTAACTCCGACCTCAAGCAGTCCCTGATAGATCGGGTTATAGTAGTGGTCTTCTGCTTCTTTCCTTGGGTTTTCCAGCTGTTGTATTTTTACATCATAACCAAGGCTTATCCCTACTTTTTGAACTAATGCAGCAATTTCATTAACAGAAAACAGCTCCATAATCTGATTAAAAATTCTTAACTCTCCAGATTTAGCAGGAGAAAGAGCTGCTTTCTCAACGCATTGTAAGGTGTCGTTGATGTTTAAATAACCTCTAGTCTGTCCGCCTTTTCCGTAAACTGTTAAGGGATATCCGGTCACAGCCTGAACAATAAATCTGTTTATTACAGTACCGAAAATTTCATCATAATTAAAGATCGTGCCTAGACGTTCGTCAAGGGCTGACTCTTCAGTTTCAAGCCCGTAAACAGGACCCTGCATTAAATCAGTAACTTTTAAGCCCCACATACGTACGCAGAACCACATCAAGTCTGTGTCCATGATTTTGGTCGTATGGTAGAGCGAAGAAGCTTGTCGTGGGAAAAGAAATTTATCTTTGCGTCCTTTGTGTTCTACATCAAGCCAGCCTTCTTCTATATCAATGTTTGGCGTGCCGTATTCTCCCATCGTTCCTATATGAACAACATGAGTTTCTGGACTTAAATCGCGAAGTGCAAACATCAAGTTGTTTGTAACCAGAAGATTGTTGGAAAGAGTTTTGTTGGCATATTTGTAGTTCAGCAGAGAATACGGTGCTGAAGGTTGCTCCGCATAATGGAAAACAGTGTCAGGATTCTCGCTGTAAGAATAATTTTCGGCCCATTGGTATTCTACTGTTCCGTTGAATAGTGATCGCATAATTTCCGGACAAGTCAGATCTCCGATAACGACTTTGATTTCAAAGCCCGTTTTTTTATACCATATTTTTGCTCGCTCCTGTAAGGTCGGGAGAGAATACAACATACCTACATCGAGTTCTGTGCAGGCGTTGCGGCGCATATAGTTATCAACAACGGTTACCTGATTTCCGCGTTTAGACAGATACATTGCGGTCGGCCAGCCTAGGTATCCGTCTCCTCCGAGGATTAATGCGTTCATGCTATGTTTCCTTTTCAGGTTAGTCTTTGGAATATGGGTGGATTGTGGTTTCCTTAGGTTCTTCCAGGAGACCGTAGTTCAATAGAAAATGTTTTAATTCTGTGGGAGTTAAAGCAGTTTCGTTGGCCGAATTGTATGGCCGATCAATAGTTGTGGAAATAGTGCCGGGGTATTCGTAGGAAATGTTTTTATAAAGATCTCTGAAAGCGGGAAGAATCGCAAAATAATTTTCAAGTTCAACGGTACGACGCGTTTCTTCAGAATTCATAAGTTCTTCATAAAGTTTTTCGCCGGGTTTTGATCCAACAATGTCGATTTCTATGTTTTCAGGATTATGCCCATACTTCGGAGCAAGTTCCTCTATCATTACTTTTGCAAGATCGTAGATGCGGATAATCGGCATTTTTGTGACAAAGACTTCTCCGCCTTTTGCATATTGAACCGAATCAATAACCTGACTGGTAGCCTGACTTATGCTCATAATGAAGCGAGTCATCTCTGAGTCGGTCAACGTGACTGTTTTGCCTTCTTTAATCTGCTCCCGGAAGATGGGGATAACAGAACCTCTTGAACCCAAAACATTCCCAAAGCGGGTTGACGCAAATACCGGACCTTTTCGTGTTGAGCTATTTGCCGCTGTGATAAGTCTTTCGCCCATCAGTTTAGAGGTTCCCATAACATTTGTAGGGTTGACCGCCTTGTCTGAACTGGTAAAAATTACTTTTTCAACTTTGCATTCACTTGCAGCATCGATTATATTTTTGACCCCTAAAATATTAGTTTGAACAGCCTCGAAAGGGGATTTTTCACAAAGAACAACATGTTTATATGCTGCCGCATGAAACAATATATCTATTCCAAGGCATTTTCTGCTCAGTTCGTCCTTGTCTCTGACATCTGTAAGAAAGAAATTTGCATTTGGATAGTTTTTGTAGCGTTGTTCCATGAAAAAAAGCTCAGACTCGTTGTTGTCCAAGCCGACAAGTTCTCCGACTTCATATACATTTAGCAGCTGGTTTATAAGTTCTGAACCGATAGTTCCGCATGCCCCTGTAACAAGTATGATTTTATCTTTTAAATAGGAAAGGGCCACATTTCATCTCCTGTAAATTCTTATGTTACGCGAATGTTTATGATTAAGTACTAAATCTATCAGATTGTTACACCATGCGGCAAGTCCTCTTTCGAAGTCGGTAATAATAGAAAATTAAGGTGGTATGTCAGTTTTCACTTTGTTTTTGTGATCTTACCCCGTAAAGAGCTTCGCGTATGTCAAGGTAACAGTCGTCGTTGTCACTGTTCCACCTGCATGGTTTGCTTATTGGCGGATATGATTCCTTAATTTCCTGCATGGCTGCAAGAAATTTTTCCTGATTATTAAACAGAGGAGCTATTTTGTTAATATTATCCCAGTTTAAAAACCAGTCAGGAAAACGGTAAACAGGGAAGATTGTGAAGGCTTTTTCTCGTATCTCGCGATTCAGATCTAGGCGGAACCACCAAGGGTGAAGAGATGTAATCTCTTCTTTGCTGGAAATATTTGAGATATCACTTAGTCCTGGGCGACGGCAGGCGTGCCGATACATAAAAAGAGGTATGTCCGTAGTTACGGAAGTCCAGCCGTTCTCAACTAGACTTATCCATATTTCAGCATCCTCCCTGTTGGTGAGGTCTTCACGGTATAGTCCTAGCTGTTCCAGTGCACAACGGCGAAGCAAAGAAGAGCTGGGTGATGGAGATATCATAATTGATCTTACGAAGTTATAGTCATCACCCCATGCAACGTGGTTGTCTTTTCCGAAAACAAGGGTTTTAGGTGTAATCCAGGCGACTCTCGGATTCGTTCTCATGAGGTTTACGCTTACAGCAAGATAGTCTGGAGTAATCATGTCATCTGAATCAAGGGTAACCACAAATTCGCCATTACTCTCTTTTATGCCTCTGTTGCGGGTTCCGCCTTTGCCTCTATTTTTCTGTGTGATCAGTTTAATACGGCTGTCATTCAGTTTTTCGAGGAGTTCCTTGGCGGTATCATAAGAATTATCAGTTGACCCGTCATTGATGATAATGATTTCCCAGTTTGTCCATGTCTGCCGGACAACTGAAGTCACCGCTTCTTCAAGGTAATGTCCCTGATTAAAGAGCGGAATTACAACGCTTACTTTTTCAGGTCCGGAAACAGGTTGATCTTGTACTGGAAAATTTAGGACTATTTGTTTGTACAGCCTCATCAGCGCAGGACGTTCACTCACAACGCTGAAGCTTGTTTCCATCATCTGGCGTGC is a window of Desulfovibrio sp. UCD-KL4C DNA encoding:
- a CDS encoding NAD-dependent epimerase/dehydratase family protein gives rise to the protein MNALILGGDGYLGWPTAMYLSKRGNQVTVVDNYMRRNACTELDVGMLYSLPTLQERAKIWYKKTGFEIKVVIGDLTCPEIMRSLFNGTVEYQWAENYSYSENPDTVFHYAEQPSAPYSLLNYKYANKTLSNNLLVTNNLMFALRDLSPETHVVHIGTMGEYGTPNIDIEEGWLDVEHKGRKDKFLFPRQASSLYHTTKIMDTDLMWFCVRMWGLKVTDLMQGPVYGLETEESALDERLGTIFNYDEIFGTVINRFIVQAVTGYPLTVYGKGGQTRGYLNINDTLQCVEKAALSPAKSGELRIFNQIMELFSVNEIAALVQKVGISLGYDVKIQQLENPRKEAEDHYYNPIYQGLLEVGVTPHYLTEEVMASMFKLVAKFEKNIRKDVIFKGIKW
- a CDS encoding polysaccharide biosynthesis protein, coding for MALSYLKDKIILVTGACGTIGSELINQLLNVYEVGELVGLDNNESELFFMEQRYKNYPNANFFLTDVRDKDELSRKCLGIDILFHAAAYKHVVLCEKSPFEAVQTNILGVKNIIDAASECKVEKVIFTSSDKAVNPTNVMGTSKLMGERLITAANSSTRKGPVFASTRFGNVLGSRGSVIPIFREQIKEGKTVTLTDSEMTRFIMSISQATSQVIDSVQYAKGGEVFVTKMPIIRIYDLAKVMIEELAPKYGHNPENIEIDIVGSKPGEKLYEELMNSEETRRTVELENYFAILPAFRDLYKNISYEYPGTISTTIDRPYNSANETALTPTELKHFLLNYGLLEEPKETTIHPYSKD
- a CDS encoding glycosyltransferase, giving the protein MIDILYLTFNRIAYTKITLPALIENAGTDFSLTIMDNGSTDGTVEYLQEMQEKYKNTIRKVLFNSKNIGISMPTNVFWRTAKGEFVGKVDNDTLVPKNWLSRLLEAHQKSDKLGVVGGFHFDMAYVDVKELERRVVSLEGVSLIPDAFIGGCCYLFRKSVQEKHGYLDVHPTRKTFGWTEYQQEIARSGYCNGYLYPLLNVEHFDDPVSKYNLAYTKHADTSKISMGDKGISNREEQLKWYIKDAKRVEMGRSLTDMGIAVSFNSFVNSSEK
- a CDS encoding glycosyltransferase family A protein gives rise to the protein MTEKATQLSYILISPPGIYLPEPFIRDLLNKIENNRLTIAAAALPDRSILMLERICKETNRLDLFIFEKQEDSTKALEKALQKEVTRHPTGLTVIIDGRIELSEQTTQTIITEFEDNPECVFAVVNQDSTERPSPCSFVLDMLQNPFYPLITILRNDLFQSQTTVFNEDLHFFALPELLLRLSSHTPIKILPPTCLQKIPAGSRRTKKENEQRIMDEENNVLEKYQKLFFERKFNQLSTKELAKTYQFHIKQVMELFKKIQEGILESVEDYDRHIFRYCLLALFSGETENARQMMETSFSVVSERPALMRLYKQIVLNFPVQDQPVSGPEKVSVVIPLFNQGHYLEEAVTSVVRQTWTNWEIIIINDGSTDNSYDTAKELLEKLNDSRIKLITQKNRGKGGTRNRGIKESNGEFVVTLDSDDMITPDYLAVSVNLMRTNPRVAWITPKTLVFGKDNHVAWGDDYNFVRSIMISPSPSSSLLRRCALEQLGLYREDLTNREDAEIWISLVENGWTSVTTDIPLFMYRHACRRPGLSDISNISSKEEITSLHPWWFRLDLNREIREKAFTIFPVYRFPDWFLNWDNINKIAPLFNNQEKFLAAMQEIKESYPPISKPCRWNSDNDDCYLDIREALYGVRSQKQSEN